Proteins encoded by one window of Aspergillus puulaauensis MK2 DNA, chromosome 4, nearly complete sequence:
- a CDS encoding Zn(II)2Cys6 transcription factor (COG:S;~EggNog:ENOG410PU99;~InterPro:IPR036864,IPR001138;~PFAM:PF00172;~go_function: GO:0000981 - DNA-binding transcription factor activity, RNA polymerase II-specific [Evidence IEA];~go_function: GO:0008270 - zinc ion binding [Evidence IEA];~go_process: GO:0006355 - regulation of transcription, DNA-templated [Evidence IEA]), with protein sequence MSAAPADVRKPPQPPQPSGNIMASHALASCFFCRRSKRRCDKNLPTCQLCIKKGLKCSYPRRRGQRAASPPSGVRGSESGDDSNSAHAEPVVAQSSNASEFQPVSPTSTSSFAVNAAISFLAPDLFREAGLEIPRLDLGIPDEVSLHLGDSQQVLETASKFFQMTWMPIVSRKRHLAAVLNPLSPCRRPTVLLHLCMKLCCLPVDDEKRTSLYRLIKKFYSEVESTGDLCVQVLQAAILIAVFEIGDAIYPAAYLTVGGCSRYAIAMGLDKINKCRLGGEHTRTASWMEIEEKRRVWWAILTLDRSVTSIQFTLLVIAIRGDRAPIDAFYRFLNFTNPARVLATEDPVFEDFLPVDDDKFYDATSEPEDAVPISQGFVFKIGHFGRLAQATYLISQALATIRSFSAVSTDLSKTSLLSETAQLCRTFEALARANEVEVTVRRLPFCCQSLISYSGVFLLQEHYWQQLNMRSRQDTQQDTYVETHHALDTLCRVASGIQQGPSPVDLRQGHCTFLLVGVVYQGLSALLSIGNGNPSAEIRESIAVLRWLLRHLRARWPLSGIYERILDSKEALLASEVI encoded by the exons ATGTCCGCAGCGCCCGCAGATGTCCGCAAACCTCCGCAACCTCCGCAACCCAGCGGTAACATCATGGCATCCCATGCTCTCGCGTCCTGTTTCTTTTGTCGCCGCAGCAAACGAAGATGTGACAAGAATCTGCCGACATGTCAGCTGTGTATCAAAAAAGGCCTGAAGTGCAGCTACCCCCGCAGACGCGGCCAACGTGCTGCCTCGCCTCCCAGCGGTGTCCGTGGATCAGAATCAGGCGATGATTCCAACTCAGCCCATGCGGAGCCTGTCGTTGCACAGAGCAGTAATGCATCCGAGTTTCAGCCCGTCTCGCCTACTTCTACTTCTTCGTTTGCTGTGAACGCCGCTATTAGTTTCCTCGCACCCGACCTCTTCCGTGAGGCTGGCTTAGAAATCCCTCGCCTGGACCTAGGCATTCCGGACGAGGTTTCCTTGCACCTAGGTGATAGCCAGCAGGTTCTGGAGACAGCCAGCAAGTTCTTCCAGATGACATGGATGCCTATCGTTAGTCGGAAGCGCCACTTGGCCGCTGTGCTCAATCCGTTATCACCATGCCGACGTCCAACAGTCTTGCTACATCTGTGCATGAAGCTGTGCTGCTTGCCAGTAGATGATGAAAAACGGACCTCGTTGTATCGGTTAATCAAGAAATTCTACTCCGAAGTGGAGAGTACAGGAGACTTGTGTGTTCAAGTTTTACAGGCCGCTATACTCATTGCGGTTTTTGAGATAGGTGATGCGATCTACCCTGCAGCTTATTTGACAGTCGGAGGCTGTTCCCGGTATGCTATCGCCATGGGGCTGGACAAGATCAATAAATGTAGGCTGGGTGGAGAGCATACTCGCACAGCGTCTTGgatggagattgaggagAAGCGAAGGGTTTGGTGGGCCATCTTAACCCTGGACCGGTCCGTCACTTCTATCCAATTTACTTTACTGGTCATTGCGATTCGCGGAGATCGTGCTCCAATTGACGCATTTTACAGATTCTTAAACTTCACAAACCCTGCTCGGGTCCTGGCGACGGAGGATCCCGTATTTGAAGATTTTCTCCCGGTCGACGATGACAAGTTCTACGACGCG ACCTCAGAGCCGGAGGATGCGGTCCCCATATCCCAGGGGTTCGTATTCAAAATTGGCCATTTCGGCAGACTAGCTCAGGCGACGTACCTGATCAGCCAAGCCCTCGCTACCATCAGATCCTTTTCTGCAGTCTCTACTGACCTCAGCAAGACCAGCCTATTATCGGAGACAGCACAGCTATGCCGCACATTCGAAGCCCTAGCTCGGGCTAATGAAGTGGAAGTCACCGTCCGCAGGCTGCCCTTCTGCTGCCAAAGCCTGATATCTTACAG CGgtgtcttcctcctccaagaaCATTACTGGCAGCAGTTGAATATGCGATCTCGACAAGACACGCAGCAAGATACATATGTCGAGACCCATCATGCCCTCGACACGCTTTGCCGAGTTGCATCTGGAATCCAGCAAGGACCTTCTCCGGTGGACTTACGGCAGGGTCATTGTACATTTCTTCTGGTGGGAGTTGTATATCAAGGCCTTTCGGCGCTTTTGAGTATTGGGAACGGAAACCCGTCGGCAGAGATCAGAGAGAGCATAGCTGTGTTAAGATGGTTACTCAGACACCTACGAGCCCGATGGCCACTTTCTG GCATCTATGAAAGGATTCTGGATTCAAAAGAGGCTTTGCTAGCCTCGGAGGTGATATAA
- a CDS encoding uncharacterized protein (COG:T;~EggNog:ENOG410PW8S;~InterPro:IPR000719,IPR011009;~go_function: GO:0004672 - protein kinase activity [Evidence IEA];~go_function: GO:0005524 - ATP binding [Evidence IEA];~go_process: GO:0006468 - protein phosphorylation [Evidence IEA]), whose product MAGLSVYRKHNLLYTQERIECYGPGGYHPVCLGDSFNNDRYKVYHKLGWGGFSTVWLANDTRRVRVPRDSVVGASRELHNLQLLTARSEENAISQRIALVLDSFVHEGPNGAHQCLVFDLLGPSLGDVISCYEYEGETLEPDVILRICGQLIEALRVLHEADMVHGDINVRNIAFQCTDLSNASTEKILQVLGEPKCEELARLDGKPLDPGLPKQIVEAARWRKWFDEDEEDICIIDLGEAFVQGEEPKKLAQPRDLRVPETFFTGRFDHKVDSWAAGCVMNCLVFGAYPFGCPGDDAILVGEMIGFVDELPEKWQQKWDEMRQASQFRVGLNELEGVQKGELEKRFKEHVDDAKLAILLPVIQGLMRLDPSERLSASEALDLLRSKKAASCNMQA is encoded by the exons ATGGCAGGGCTATCAGTCTATAGAAAACACAACCTTCTTTATACGCAGGAGCGTATCGAATGCTACGGGCCCGGTGGCTACCATCCGGTCTGTCTAGGCGACTCTTTCAACAACGATCGCTACAAGGTATACCACAAGCTAGGCTGGGGAGGCTTTTCCACCGTCTGGCTTGCTAATGACACAAGGCGAGTTCGAGTGCCGCGGGATTCCGTTGTCGG TGCATCGCGAGAACTGCATAATCTACAGCTACTAACAGCGCGCTCCGAAGAAAACGCGATTTCACAACGCATTGCTCTAGTGCTCGACTCTTTCGTTCATGAGGGCCCGAACGGGGCCCATCAGTGTCTTGTATTCGACCTCCTTGGGCCATCGCTTGGCGACGTAATTAGCTGCTACGAATACGAGGGAGAGACCCTTGAGCCGGATGTTATTTTGCGGATCTGCGGGCAGCTTATCGAGGCTCTCAGGGTCCTGCATGAGGCTGACATGGTCCACGGAG ATATCAACGTTAGGAACATCGCGTTTCAGTGTACCGATCTCTCAAATGCCAGCACGGAGAAGATTCTCCAGGTCCTCGGTGAGCCCAAGTGCGAAGAGCTGGCTCGCCTTGATGGCAAGCCGCTCGATCCTGGCCTCCCGAAGCAAATCGTAGAGGCCGCACGTTGGAGGAAATGGtttgacgaagacgaggaggacattTGCATCATTGACCTTGGAGAGGCTTTTgtccaaggagaagagcCGAAGAAGCTGGCGCAACCGAGAGACCTGAGGGTGCCGGAGACGTTTTTCACAGGGAGATTCGACCACAAAGTCGACTCATGGGCTGCGGGCTGCGTG ATGAACTGCTTGGTGTTCGGTGCATACCCCTTTGGCTGTCCCGGGGACGATGCCATCTTGGTGGGAGAGATGATCGGCTTCGTGGACGAACTGCCAGAGAAATGGCAGCAAAAGTGGGATGAGATGCGCCAGGCCTCCCAGTTCCGAGTTGGACTGAACGAGCTGGAAGGGGTGCAGAAGGGCGAGTTGGAAAAGAGGTTCAAGGAGCATGTAGATGATGCAAAGCTTGCCATTCTTCTCCCGGTTATTCAAGGGCTCATGAGACTGGATCCATCAGAGCGTTTGAGCGCATCTGAGGCTCTCGACCTTTTGAGATCAAAGAAGGCAGCGAGTTGTAACATGCAAGCGTGA